The following are from one region of the Candidatus Shapirobacteria bacterium genome:
- a CDS encoding glycosyltransferase family 2 protein encodes MKKISLSIIILAGNEEKIIKNCLKSCTWADEVVLVAANSTDSTVSISKQIIRDIVIVKTTDEYNKNFSKWRNLGYKKSKGDWIFYVDADEVVTQNLKDEILSTITNPSASYYVVPRANHYLGKRVYYGGSYPDYVKRLYYRPKFRGYTGYLHEEPIVSGSLGFLKHHLEHYTHRDLSSMLDKTVVWTDMEAKALLANNHPPVVWWRFLRMMFTKMWERLIKQQMWRDGNVGWISVIFEMYDTFIIYARLWELQQNDQKSSHL; translated from the coding sequence ATGAAAAAAATATCCTTATCAATCATCATCTTGGCCGGCAATGAAGAAAAGATAATCAAAAACTGTCTGAAAAGTTGTACCTGGGCAGACGAAGTTGTTTTGGTTGCCGCCAATTCAACCGACAGCACGGTATCCATTTCAAAACAAATAATCCGAGACATTGTTATTGTCAAAACTACAGATGAATACAATAAGAATTTTTCCAAGTGGAGAAACCTTGGGTATAAGAAATCAAAAGGGGATTGGATCTTCTACGTTGACGCAGATGAAGTCGTCACTCAAAATCTAAAAGACGAAATACTATCAACAATTACAAACCCATCGGCTTCATACTATGTAGTTCCACGGGCAAATCATTATCTGGGAAAAAGAGTTTACTATGGCGGCTCATACCCCGACTATGTAAAAAGACTATACTACCGCCCCAAATTTAGAGGATACACCGGATACCTCCACGAAGAACCGATTGTCTCGGGATCACTAGGTTTTCTTAAACACCATCTTGAACACTATACCCACCGAGACCTGTCATCAATGCTTGATAAAACTGTTGTTTGGACGGATATGGAGGCAAAAGCACTACTCGCAAACAATCACCCCCCAGTTGTTTGGTGGCGTTTTTTGAGAATGATGTTTACAAAAATGTGGGAAAGACTAATAAAACAACAAATGTGGCGTGACGGAAATGTCGGCTGGATTTCTGTAATCTTCGAGATGTATGATACCTTTATTATATATGCCAGACTCTGGGAGCTACAACAAAATGACCAAAAAAGCAGCCATCTATGA
- a CDS encoding glycosyltransferase family 4 protein: MPDSGSYNKMTKKAAIYDPYLDTLGGGERYCLSVAEILLKNGYSVDLFWSGDRSLISRAQDRFSLSIDKINIVPDIFHIHKERIDLALDGQELPKITSKIIPHKNIYQKAKSIFEKYQITKKYDLFFYLSDGSIPIIFSKTNILHVQVPFLPKRSPLQILTDNIKLFLFKIIICNSEFTSRFTQSHLKTNKFILYPPVDIQKFSSSDKKSDIILSVGRFDNILNAKKQDVLINSFSKLSPKNPGWKLILAGGSLEKPENNSYLKHLRYISKNLPVEFLINPDFTTLKNTYSASKIYWHAAGYGVDENINPQNTEHFGITVVEAMSSGLVPIVVAKGGLPEIISDGKNGYLWSTTAELIAKTNLLIASPKIQKNMSQDALLSCEKFSKENFEKKLLSIIN; this comes from the coding sequence ATGCCAGACTCTGGGAGCTACAACAAAATGACCAAAAAAGCAGCCATCTATGATCCCTATTTAGACACTTTGGGGGGAGGTGAACGTTATTGTTTGTCTGTGGCAGAAATCCTTTTAAAAAACGGCTATAGTGTTGATTTGTTTTGGTCAGGAGACCGTTCTCTGATCAGTCGCGCCCAAGACAGATTTTCGCTTTCCATAGACAAGATAAATATCGTTCCCGATATTTTTCACATCCATAAAGAAAGAATAGACCTTGCCCTGGACGGACAGGAATTACCCAAAATCACCAGCAAAATAATTCCTCACAAAAATATTTATCAAAAGGCCAAATCAATTTTTGAAAAATATCAGATAACCAAAAAATACGATTTGTTTTTTTATCTGAGCGATGGAAGCATCCCCATTATTTTTTCAAAAACCAACATCCTGCATGTACAGGTCCCATTTCTCCCCAAAAGATCACCTCTTCAAATACTCACCGACAATATCAAGCTATTTTTATTTAAAATAATTATCTGCAACTCGGAATTTACCTCCAGATTTACACAAAGTCACTTAAAAACAAACAAATTTATCCTTTACCCGCCGGTGGATATCCAAAAGTTTAGCTCATCTGATAAAAAATCAGATATTATTTTGTCCGTAGGCAGATTCGACAATATCTTAAACGCCAAAAAACAGGATGTCTTGATTAATTCTTTCTCAAAATTATCACCCAAAAACCCCGGTTGGAAACTGATTTTAGCCGGCGGTAGTCTGGAAAAACCCGAAAATAATTCTTATCTAAAACACCTTAGATATATCTCAAAAAATCTCCCTGTGGAATTCTTAATTAACCCTGATTTTACTACACTAAAAAATACATATTCTGCCTCCAAAATATATTGGCACGCTGCCGGCTACGGAGTGGATGAAAACATTAATCCCCAAAACACCGAACATTTTGGAATAACTGTGGTCGAGGCCATGTCATCCGGACTTGTCCCTATCGTCGTCGCAAAAGGAGGACTACCGGAAATTATCTCCGATGGAAAAAATGGCTACCTCTGGAGTACCACCGCAGAACTAATAGCAAAAACCAACCTTTTAATTGCCTCTCCAAAAATTCAAAAAAATATGTCTCAGGATGCTCTTCTTTCCTGCGAAAAATTTTCCAAAGAAAATTTTGAGAAAAAATTATTGTCGATCATCAACTAA
- a CDS encoding glycosyltransferase, translated as MKISVIVTNWNGLNLLNKNFINVIQSSPEAEEIILADDASEDGSVKYIKSLRPKYPQIKLITNSVNMGFGKNTNRAVSQAKGELVVLLNSDITPEKNYIKNALLHFKNPKVYGVGFSERGNENWAKIYWKEGYIQYEPGREIDKTHITGWLSGGGCILRKDIFIKLGGFDEIYAPFYSEDLDIGYRAWKSGYILLWEPKCIIRHKHESTMSKFPKRFSDYVKERNRLLTVLRNITDPQMIRQNKLTQILRVLSGPNYLKIIRAAKRQIGKFPSQIVFPKLTDKEIFDLFK; from the coding sequence ATGAAAATTTCTGTTATTGTTACCAACTGGAATGGACTCAATTTACTTAATAAAAATTTTATCAATGTAATACAATCCAGCCCCGAAGCCGAAGAAATCATTCTAGCCGATGATGCTTCCGAAGATGGTAGTGTGAAATACATAAAAAGTCTCCGGCCAAAATATCCACAAATAAAATTAATCACCAACTCGGTTAATATGGGTTTTGGGAAAAACACCAATCGTGCCGTTAGTCAGGCCAAAGGAGAGCTAGTTGTGCTTCTCAATAGTGACATTACCCCGGAAAAAAATTACATAAAAAACGCCCTCCTTCACTTCAAAAATCCTAAAGTATACGGGGTTGGTTTCTCTGAACGGGGTAACGAAAATTGGGCAAAAATATATTGGAAAGAAGGTTATATTCAATATGAACCCGGGAGAGAAATCGACAAGACTCACATCACCGGTTGGCTATCCGGAGGCGGCTGCATTCTCAGGAAGGACATTTTTATAAAACTTGGCGGATTTGACGAAATTTACGCCCCATTTTATTCCGAGGATCTGGATATTGGCTATCGGGCATGGAAGTCAGGATATATTTTATTGTGGGAGCCCAAATGTATCATCCGCCATAAACATGAATCAACTATGTCAAAATTCCCCAAGAGATTCTCGGACTATGTTAAAGAAAGAAACCGTCTTCTCACCGTATTAAGAAATATTACCGACCCGCAAATGATCAGGCAAAATAAACTAACTCAAATATTACGTGTTTTGTCCGGACCAAACTATCTCAAAATCATCCGTGCTGCCAAAAGACAGATCGGGAAATTTCCCTCCCAAATCGTTTTTCCAAAATTAACAGATAAAGAAATTTTTGATCTGTTTAAATAA
- a CDS encoding glycosyltransferase family 2 protein — MPELSIIVLTWNTSEITKKCVLSIKRSLENKIDYEIIVADNGSTDNTQQVFKDLKFVKYIKLSKNYGFSKGNNLAAKYAKGKYILFLNSDMELLNSRLIDMLRHIKLNPIIGLIGPKFLNVDQSPQGSVFPPQTITNAFREFWLGQKSYSKYTPATDKPIEVWAVSGGAVIIDRSLFEKIGGWDTRYFMFYEDLELCRQIKKLNYKIFFYPQCSLVHHHGASGKNLASNINQWRRLIPSSKIFHGLARHFLINSTIWSGQKYQKIKRLFG, encoded by the coding sequence ATGCCTGAATTATCGATAATCGTTCTTACCTGGAACACCTCAGAAATTACAAAAAAGTGTGTTTTAAGTATTAAAAGATCTTTAGAAAATAAAATTGACTATGAAATTATCGTCGCAGATAACGGATCTACTGATAACACTCAGCAAGTCTTTAAAGACCTAAAATTTGTAAAATATATCAAACTCTCGAAAAACTATGGATTTTCAAAAGGCAATAATCTGGCGGCAAAATACGCAAAAGGCAAATATATCCTATTTCTCAATTCCGATATGGAATTATTAAATAGTCGGCTTATCGACATGCTTCGTCACATTAAACTAAATCCCATAATAGGTCTTATCGGTCCAAAATTTCTAAATGTTGATCAAAGCCCACAGGGATCCGTTTTCCCCCCCCAAACTATTACAAATGCCTTCAGAGAATTTTGGTTGGGCCAAAAATCATACTCCAAGTACACACCGGCAACAGATAAGCCAATTGAGGTCTGGGCCGTCTCCGGCGGTGCTGTCATTATTGACCGCAGTCTTTTTGAAAAAATCGGTGGCTGGGACACAAGGTATTTTATGTTTTACGAAGACCTGGAATTGTGCCGCCAAATCAAAAAGCTAAATTATAAAATATTTTTTTACCCTCAATGCTCACTTGTCCATCATCACGGCGCCAGCGGAAAGAATCTGGCAAGCAATATTAACCAATGGAGACGACTAATTCCGAGTTCAAAAATATTTCATGGACTCGCAAGGCATTTTTTAATCAACTCTACAATTTGGTCGGGTCAAAAATACCAAAAAATAAAAAGGTTGTTTGGCTAG
- a CDS encoding glycosyltransferase family 87 protein, translated as MKKIILLAMVVYFLVAPFTYHPDTKLTLRYPSLGNGKVWDVYGYIDAHKLDIPDFHYPPAHFWWLKVHYPISKFIGGSGFDQWLESGSAEASFDVNSLRYNLAAKFPLLILGLVSGWLIYRIVKKYCGNEKKALRAALIWYFNPITLFSLVVMGQNDIVAIILFLSGILCYERWGLAVLFWGLAAGVKTYPIIWVIMFLLAWEKSIYKLVLKFFGVMMVYGLILLPWIGKSYFTEAVLNSGLSQRMFVSNISIGFGKEIMIVPLLLVVVALKAVSNRFGKKLSFGCLMIMESSLVILGFSHFNPQWLLWLSPFASIIFATKKITKVEIIVGLLILMSWIGLTLGFDDKFLSWGLVAPISPNLINYPTISEFARNRVINISGLINLCQSVLAGVAVWFLGQKIKKDNVENKTKLDLPKWLILLPWLLMILLVLFISSLQVIEKSPSGLSETRVPIEGIVSREWVYDSVSSLKYFEIFLDNPGLNSKDIGTLVVSDSNGNTFEKEFSGFNAGANTWLRVDVPLVMRNSETLKISIQKVVVNDGLLKIGMDQENRLAVNLYGQTSPELTDIWNKATHFWWWWMVVAGLSIVYWI; from the coding sequence ATGAAAAAAATAATACTTTTGGCGATGGTGGTTTATTTTTTAGTGGCTCCGTTTACTTATCATCCTGATACAAAGTTGACCTTAAGGTATCCGTCATTGGGGAACGGAAAAGTATGGGATGTCTATGGTTATATAGATGCTCACAAACTAGATATACCGGATTTTCACTATCCACCGGCTCACTTTTGGTGGTTGAAGGTTCATTATCCAATTTCAAAATTTATCGGAGGGAGTGGTTTTGATCAGTGGCTTGAGAGTGGTAGCGCAGAGGCAAGTTTTGATGTTAACTCCTTGAGATATAATTTGGCGGCGAAATTTCCGTTGCTGATTTTGGGTTTAGTAAGTGGTTGGTTGATATACAGAATTGTAAAGAAATATTGTGGTAACGAAAAAAAAGCTTTACGAGCGGCCCTTATCTGGTATTTTAACCCGATAACCTTATTCTCTTTGGTGGTCATGGGTCAAAATGATATAGTGGCAATAATTTTGTTTCTTTCAGGAATATTATGTTACGAGAGGTGGGGGCTTGCCGTGCTGTTTTGGGGGTTGGCAGCAGGGGTTAAAACATATCCTATTATATGGGTGATTATGTTTTTGTTGGCTTGGGAGAAAAGTATCTATAAGTTGGTGCTGAAGTTTTTCGGAGTGATGATGGTTTACGGGTTGATATTGTTGCCCTGGATAGGGAAAAGTTATTTTACTGAGGCGGTGTTGAACTCCGGGTTGTCACAGAGAATGTTCGTCTCAAATATTTCGATTGGTTTTGGTAAAGAGATAATGATAGTACCGTTACTGTTGGTGGTGGTGGCATTAAAGGCAGTGAGCAACCGTTTTGGTAAAAAATTATCTTTTGGTTGTCTGATGATTATGGAGAGCTCTTTGGTTATCTTGGGTTTTAGTCATTTTAATCCTCAATGGTTACTATGGTTGTCACCATTTGCTTCAATCATATTCGCGACCAAAAAGATTACCAAAGTTGAAATAATTGTTGGTTTATTGATTTTGATGTCGTGGATTGGTTTGACTCTTGGTTTTGATGATAAATTTCTTAGTTGGGGGTTGGTGGCGCCGATTAGCCCGAATTTGATTAACTATCCGACAATATCCGAATTTGCCAGGAATAGAGTTATTAATATTAGTGGGTTGATTAATCTTTGTCAGAGTGTGTTGGCTGGGGTGGCGGTTTGGTTCTTGGGACAAAAAATAAAAAAAGATAATGTAGAGAATAAAACAAAATTAGATTTACCGAAATGGTTAATACTTTTACCGTGGCTGTTGATGATCCTACTGGTTTTATTTATTAGCAGTTTACAAGTTATTGAAAAAAGTCCATCCGGATTGAGTGAAACGAGGGTACCGATAGAGGGAATAGTAAGTCGGGAGTGGGTATATGATTCTGTATCAAGTTTAAAATATTTTGAAATATTTCTGGACAATCCCGGCCTTAACTCAAAAGATATCGGTACATTGGTTGTTTCGGACAGCAATGGAAACACATTTGAGAAAGAGTTTAGCGGATTTAACGCCGGGGCAAACACGTGGCTGAGGGTTGATGTTCCGTTGGTAATGAGAAATTCCGAGACTCTAAAAATTTCAATACAAAAAGTGGTTGTAAACGACGGGTTACTAAAGATCGGAATGGACCAGGAGAATCGTTTGGCCGTAAATTTATATGGTCAGACTTCTCCTGAATTAACAGATATATGGAATAAAGCGACACATTTTTGGTGGTGGTGGATGGTGGTGGCTGGCTTATCGATTGTTTATTGGATATGA